The Brassica napus cultivar Da-Ae unplaced genomic scaffold, Da-Ae ScsIHWf_2592;HRSCAF=3340, whole genome shotgun sequence genome includes a region encoding these proteins:
- the LOC106430438 gene encoding tryptophan synthase beta chain 2, chloroplastic → EELTTALRDYVGRETPVYFAGRLTEHYKNISQTTGGGPEIYLKREDLSHCGSHKINNALGQAMIARRLGCKRVVAATGAGQQGVATAAACAKFSMECTVFMGTADIEKQSSNVLSMKLLGAQVKSVEGTFKDASSEAIRNWVGNLETTYYLSGTVVGPHPSPLMVREFQSVIGKETRRQAKQLWGGKPDVLVACVGSGSNALGLFHEFLGDEDVRLVGVEAAGLGLDSGKHSATLAVGDVGVYHGSMSYLLQDDQGQILKPHSIGVGLEYPGVGPEISFLKESGRAEFYTATGQEAVQACMLLSRLEGIIPALEASHALAFLDKLVPTLRDGAKVVVNCSGRGDKDLDTLIQRGMPSSLC, encoded by the exons GAGGAGCTTACCACAGCGTTAAGAGACTACGTAGGAAGAGAAACGCCGGTCTACTTCGCCGGACGTTTAACCGAACACTACAAGAACATATCTCAAACCACCGGAGGTGGACCCGAAATATACCTGAAAAGGGAAGATCTTAGCCACTGTGGGTCCCATAAAATCAACAATGCTCTCGGTCAAGCGATGATAGCCCGGCGGCTTGGTTGCAAGCGTGTTGTGGCAGCAACAGGAGCCGGTCAACAGGGGGTCGCCACGGCGGCTGCTTGTGCGAAGTTCTCCATGGAGTGTACTGTTTTCATGGGAACTGCTGATATAGAGAAACAATCCTCTAATGTACTTTCCATGAAACTGCTTGGTGCTCAG GTGAAATCAGTTGAAGGAACATTTAAAGATGCAAGTTCAGAGGCTATTCGAAATTGGGTTGGAAACCTGGAAACCACATACTACTTATCCGGGACGGTGGTAGGACCGCACCCGAGTCCGTTAATGGTACGTGAGTTTCAATCCGTGATTGGGAAAGAGACAAGAAGACAAGCAAAACAACTATGGGGTGGTAAACCTGATGTGTTGGTGGCTTGTGTGGGGAGTGGCTCAAACGCATTGGGATTGTTCCATGAGTTTCTTGGGGATGAGGATGTGCGACTAGTCGGGGTAGAGGCCGCGGGACTGGGTCTGGATTCAGGGAAACATTCAGCTACTTTGGCCGTTGGAGATGTTGGTGTGTATCATGGCTCCATGAGCTACTTATTGCAAGATGATCAAGGACAGATACTTAAACCACATTCCATAGGAGTAGG ATTAGAGTATCCCGGAGTTGGACCAGAGATTAGCTTTCTGAAAGAAAGCGGAAGAGCCGAGTTCTACACAGCAACAGGCCAAGAAGCCGTTCAAG CGTGCATGTTATTGAGCAGATTGGAGGGAATAATCCCAGCTTTAGAAGCATCTCACGCGCTGGCGTTCCTCGACAAACTTGTTCCTACTCTGCGCGATGGTGCCAAAGTGGTCGTGAATTGCAGTGGCCGTGGTGACAAAGATCTAGACACTCTCATTCAACGAGGCATGCCTTCTTCTCTTTGTTGA
- the LOC106430437 gene encoding cytochrome P450 77A3-like, with amino-acid sequence MATFKENVFFISSYGFFLTQSPSVNLFQETRPLYLTVMFSELGLFRPVLSTNYSLGGKSTISCSIHDFYLLKNLERKTQLECLVPLIRNRRAFVDANESPNEEMVSPIGAAYVDSLFALKPVERGGELKDEEIVTLCSEIVSAGTDTSATTLEWALLHLVTDQNIQEKLYEEVVGAVGKNGVVEEDDVTKMPYLEAIVKETLRRHPPRHFLLSHAAVKDTELGGYDIPSGAYVEFYTAWVTENPEIWSDPSEFRPERFLPGGDGVNADWTGTRGVTMLPFGAGRRICPAWSLGILHINLMLARMIHSFKWISAPDSPPDPTETYAFTVVMKNSLKAQIISRD; translated from the exons ATGGCGACCTTCAAAGAGAATGTGTTCTTCATATCTTCCTACggatttttt TTGACACAATCTCCATCAGTGAATCTCTTTCAGGAGACCAGACCATTGTATTTGACGGTGATGTTTTCTGAACTCGGCCTTTTCAGACCAG TTCTCTCCACGAACTATAGTTTGGGTGGCAAATCCACAATCTCCTGCTCTATACACGATTTCTATCTCCTTAAAAATCTTGAACGGAAGACGCAGCTCGAGTGTCTCGTGCCGTTGATAAGAAACCGTCGTGCATTTGTTGACGCGAATGAGAGTCCTAACGAAGAGATGGTGAGTCCTATCGGTGCAGCTTACGTGGATTCTCTGTTCGCTTTGAAGCCTGTTGAGAGAGGCGGTGAGCTTAAAGATGAAGAGATTGTGACTTTATGTTCGGAGATTGTCTCGGCTGGTACGGACACTAGCGCTACTACGCTTGAGTGGGCGTTACTTCATCTAGTGACCGACCAAAACATACAAGAGAAGCTGTACGAGGAAGTTGTCGGAGCTGTGGGCAAAAACGGCGTCGTTGAAGAGGATGACGTGACGAAAATGCCTTACTTGGAAGCAATAGTGAAAGAGACTCTCCGGAGACATCCTCCGAGACATTTTCTTCTCTCTCACGCCGCCGTTAAAGATACGGAGCTTGGCGGGTATGATATTCCGTCAGGGGCATATGTGGAATTTTACACTGCTTGGGTTACTGAGAACCCGGAGATTTGGTCGGATCCGAGTGAGTTTCGACCCGAGAGGTTTTTACCAGGTGGAGACGGTGTTAATGCTGACTGGACTGGAACACGTGGCGTGACAATGTTGCCTTTTGGTGCGGGTCGTCGGATCTGCCCGGCTTGGTCTTTAGGGATTCTACACATCAACTTGATGCTTGCTAGGATGATCCATTCGTTTAAATGGATCTCTGCTCCGGATTCTCCACCCGACCCGACTGAAACTTACGCGTTTACCGTTGTGATGAAGAATTCGCTCAAAGCTCAGATCATATCAAGGGATTGA